Part of the Apium graveolens cultivar Ventura unplaced genomic scaffold, ASM990537v1 ctg4529, whole genome shotgun sequence genome, CTAACTGTGATTTTAGTAGTATTGTCCCATTTGGGAATTTTTGTAGCATGTTTGCAGATCGCTTTTTGATCCggatattaattttaaaatttttgattaTGGAATTTGGTTGATTGCCATGAAAGGCGTTTAAACTTTAGTTGCATAACAGATCATTCGCCTAAACGATTAACTCTCTCTCCCATGTGACCTTTAAAGTTTAGTGAAATTTCCCCTTGAATTTCATTAAAAGATGTATAGATTAAAAGTCTCCTTAACTTGAGTAACTGATAAGGCCCTTAAACTCCGATCATGCTGTTTTCTTTTCGTTTGCAACTTTAATTTGTACGACATTATGTGGCTGCATATCTTTCACAACATATCTTTCACAAATTAGAAGCAGTGATTGCTTAAGGCTGTGATAATTTCTTGAGGTTTGTTTTGTTAATTGTTTGCTCTCTGCAGTCTGTATACAGcatttattttatttgtaattaGTGCCTCACTTGCTATTTCTTGCACAAGTAGCAAGTAATACTCTTCCTTCCATGCATAGATTTCACACCTGTCTATTTTTTTATTAATGAGTTCAAGAGGGGGGATTGCAGAACTGGTTTAGGATCTAGGCGAGAGGGGTTGCAGCTTTCCCCTTTTTCCGGTCGTTATCTGTCACTTTTAATAGACCTTTTACACCTGTGTAACTCACTTACCCTTGACCATTTCTGCCATGGTTCAGAACAACATCACTAAAGTTGATAAGGGTCTAACGAGAGAGTTATTGGCTTGAAGGCCTGCTTGGTTATGTACATTCCGTGTTTGTTCGGGTTTAAATTCCATTTACATGATATATTGCAATTTTGAAGTTGGGTGATCCCActaaaatttaatataaaaatagGTTCCTACATGTAAATTAGCCTTTCTTAATCACTATAACATGACATTTTAGTATTCACACTAGAATTTGAGCAATTCATGTCATGcatttatatattttagtattCACACTAGAATTTAAGCAGTATTATCTTGTTTTCAACACTGTTCCTGGGGTGGTATGGACTATCTACAATACTTTAAATACATTGTGTTTAATCAACAATTTCTTGGAGTACTTAATTTTAATTGACAGCCGTTTCCTAACCTGTTATTTGCATGTGTTTTCAGGCTTTTAGTTGTAGGCATGGGAAAGCGTATCTCTTCCATAATGTGTAAGCCTTCTTATATAGTTTGTGCAATTTTGTGTTTTAGATTCGATTTATGGAGATACTGTTGTTTTGAATATCATATACTTTTACTAATAAGTCATCTGCGGCATCAATATCTCTGCTGCCTAACAGTGTGCTGGGCAGAATAAGTATTTTCCTCGTCATTTTGTTAAAGAATATTGGAGCTCTACAATGCCTTCACAGGAATTGCTTTTCCTTACAAAATTGTATGTTTTTGTTAGTAGTATATGAAAGTGTAAACTACAATTATTTAAAGAAAAGTATAGATTACAGAAAGATATCTGTATTACGATTAAATACACCTGTTAGGTGCAAGTTCGCTGCCTAGGACCTAGGTTTGCACAGTGTTCTTTAGAACATAAGATATTGGGTCTGGACAAACTTGAGTGCACTAATGTACTTTTTGGCTAGATATTACACAAACGCACGTGTACACATATCAATTTATGCAGTTATGTTTCCAAGTGCGTTTTTTTGACTTCGTCCGAATGTTATCTTTCGTAGTGTGAATGTTACCCCTGGAGAGAAAGAGGAGAGGATGATGATAACTGGAATGCATATTGTGGCTGACATTTTCTGTGTGTCCTGTGGATCTAATGTTGGGTGGAAATATGTAAGCTAAATTTTAGAACTTAATTGCTTGATTTAATGCTAGACTTAATTTTGACACATTAGTAATGACGGTGAATCGTGAACTCCCAGGAGTCTGCTTATGAGAAGAGCCAAAAGTACAAGGAAGGCAAATTCATTCTCGATAGGTATCCCAGATTCTGTGTGTTTTTAGATTATCGTGTTATTCCCTTTGAGCCTTATAATCCGTGATTCCTTTTGTTTGTGCAGGTTTCAGATATTGGGACCTAATGGAAGCACCTACCGAAGGATTCAGGAAGCTCAGATTGTTGGAAGCGATGTTGATGAAGAATGATGCTGGAAAAAATTTCTGCTCAATCAACTCATATAAATTGCTAGTAACTAAAATATAAACTGTACATTCTCTAGAACTTGTTCTTTTTGGGGACAGTAGTTATTGTCATGCTTTATAGTGGTTAAACGACCCGTTAGTTTCTCAGGAAAACTTAGAATGGTCCTTTTGTTTTGATGTTTTTAAACTTCCAGTCATACATATAGGAAAATGAATCATCCATGTCCATTACAATGAAGAACGGTAGCTTATATCCTACATAATTTCGTGTTGGTAAAGTGAGTTTAGCTTGTGCATGAAAGTTTATATCTCGTGTTACCTTGTAGATATATAGATTACAAATTTCAGTGACCTATGTGGCCTTATACCTTTGTTTTATTAGCCTTGAAAAATTATAGGAGTGGTATCTTTCAGATTATTGGTTGTTTGCTTCCTTGTCTACTTCCTTTCGGCCTTCTAAATTAACCTGAGCACAATAGGAATAGTCCCACCTGCTCTTATTAGACTTCAATATTGTTCTTCTATTACGGTGAACATCATGAAATAATCAAACTATATAATCCTAACGAACCCCTTATCTCAATATAGGGTGTGTTTGGTATTAAAAATTGTTTGATAAAATTCAAAAACTGTTTTTCGAAAAAATGTTTTTAGCCTAAAAGTTGTTAGAGAAAGCAAGTTCCCCGTACTTTTAGAAAAAGTTGTTTTTCAGCTTTTGCGGGAATCAGATGTTGATTTCACCTTCAAATCTTATTAAAaacattattatttttatcaaaacataaacatatcaaaaaattatcaaacagtcatctgatttttatAACAATATTTTTTTCAACGGCACTTTTTCTAACAGCATAACAAATTTTAAGAGTACTCCCAAACAGACCCATAACTGTGTTTGGACATAAATTTCTTGTCTCAATATTTTTGCATACGCATTTTTAGAAGAGAAATGCCACGTACCTAGAAAAGAATATCATCCCGACAGTTCTCTCAAATGACTAAGTTTCATTATTTTATTTGTGAAATTTATTTATACTAATGCATGAGAGATCCAttttatatatgaaaaaataGCCAATAACACGATAGCAACTCATCATTTGAGAATGTTTCGGAAACTTTAGCATTTCTCTTTTAAAAAACAACTAGCGTTATTACCCGTGCAAGGCACGGGGTAgctttatttataaaaaaatattgctattttttaatatatttttacgAAATTTGTGTTATTTTATACAATATTGCGTGGTTCATGTTACAAGACCTAATGTAACGACGAATATCTCTAAATTTATATTATGCCACGAATATAAAATTTAGAATGCACTATTGCCattgaaaataatgattttttatCAAGTTtcaatgattttttttaattggTGATACCAAAAATACAATAATGTTTATGTATCATATTTATCAAAATATAGGGGCAAAATAGTAAATTTTTTTACACGGTCGAGCTCGAACTTCAAATTATTCGGCTCATAAGGCTCACGAGTCTTATCGAGCCGAtacttttttttaatataaatatatttgtatgtaaatatttaatatttcatttatattttatatatttaatagaAGCGATTTCGAGCATAACATATCATATTTCGAGTTTTTGTCAATATTTGGTGAAATTGATTCAAGATTTTGAGCCGAACTTGAGGCGACCGTACTATTTACGACCCGAGTTTCAAGTTTGATTCAAGAAGATTCGGTTGAAACCGAACTTGTGCTCGAGCCCGAATATTTTTAATCGAGTTGAAGCCTGAAAGTTTTCGACTCGGCTCAGCTTGATTATAGCCTTAATTGTTGTACACAACTATAAAGTTAATATTTTGAAGTGAGTTAATTACACAAGTCtcgataattaataaattattatctcttctatatataataggagaacaaaggtataatttcatgagattaaaaagtctcattgaaaagactaagTTACCCctgtttttattatttatataaaacatGTAGTTCGTGGGAATCGAactcaagttatttcattcaactatacaacctcttgccactacaccatattgtcacatgtgctttttatcgtacacataatatgtaattgtgttaaatgaatattttatttaactttaaagatacttacttgaattccgcaaaaaaaaggatagttagttgaatatttgtacagttaattttaaagaattgaatttcagatataaagttaggcatggtacataaatgaattattatcttatttattaatcattttttagtgatagggataaataaattatgcttgtataattaaatactgcattaattgtacaagctgtgggctgctaggcccaataaaaagatatatgatactcagaccagaaaggttaagcctgatggaccagatcaggcctgatggaataaaaaaggcccaaaagccctgattattaattaatttcgtaattaattaataagggacaaatcagatgttgaaaagagtcccgataaggatataaatccttggagattagcctcaaggggacctaaaaggataaggaatcagtttcctactatctaggactccaaagtccattctaattatgagacttgcccaccaagtctcctataccaagtccaattcaaggactcccaacatctatataaggggtctcacccccaccaatcagaactacgttttttggcttgattctctaattcacagagatacgtaggcatctcgtaaaggcagattgagtcacgaaacacgagagcagccattaaaggccttgagctcccgaatcttagtattaaatacagcaagtaataaccttagttttttatccataacatttggcgccgtctgtgggaaaagcaacaacaaccatggcgagaacacggagaacaattggagctctagaggaaggaacaccatcagagacaacccagggGATTTCATCAACcatggaggttcctccccattcaacttatgcatctactcagggggaagcccagacaggggcaactcaacctcagccacaatggacaactcccccgactattcaaggtacgaatcctcaagttcaacaagtacatatacctgtgaattctcgacccgtcgggtatgaatattcaactgttgttactactaaccccccttatgggatgccccttcgccctgaggttggaggaagcggatatgctgggcgaggcgaagcacgagggcagtcacccccctatatacgaggtttgggtcctattcctgaggatcgggaattttctggtccttatactgagagagactctgaatcttcggatgatgaagtggccccgagaaggaggcgtcctggaaaagagccaatgaccgatggaaggcaacgcccccaaagcaccccatgggcgaatccccaagaagtgcaggaaaggatcagggctcatgaggctgaaatccaaaggctgaggcgtgatttggaggctcaccaggccaccagaccccagatacctcctagggggagaaatcctcctcctgtcatagacctggatggtccggtaagaagaagggctgttgtcccaagaactgatccaagcaatctccttccccttggagatcctgatgatccaactccacccttcacagaagagataatgaatgcccatatctcaaggaaattcaagatgcccactatcaaagcctatgatggcacgggagaccccgcaaatcatgttaggacattctctaatgcactgctgctgcaacccgtgaatgattctataaagtgtcgggccttccctcaaaccctgtcgggtatggctcaaagatggtacagtcgcctgcccccaaattctattggatcgttcagagaattaagtcaggtttttattaagcaattcatcagtggaagagtccatgagaaaagttcagcatcccttatgagtcttgtgcagggagctaagaaatccttgagagattacctgaatcgttttacaaaggaggatttaaaagtcccggaccttgatgataaggtagccatgatagcactacaacaaggaaccagggatgagttttttaagatgtccttggccaaacgtccccctgaaaacatgttgcaactccaagagagggcagggaagtatatcaaggtggaagaaagcatgaggaagaccgtagtaagtaatgagcccactggaggcaagaagcgaaaaactgatttagaatatattacaaaggacaaatatcctagaaccgaataaaaccctgattcaacccccaagaagggaggacctgggcaaaagttcactgaatacgctaagcttaatgctcctagaagtcagattttgatggagattgagaaagatagagatgttcgctggcctaagaccttgaaggccgatcccgccaagctagataagagcaagtattgcaggtttcacaaagatgttggccatgacaccgatgagtgtaggcaattgaaagatgaaattgagttcctcattcgaaaaggaagattgaacaaatacactggagaaggaggggataggaataataatggaagaaagaactttgaggatcgtaggagggaccaagacgatcaggggcgaaacccccagcctagaggaccagttataaacaccatttatggagggccgagacctcgagggcctgtgataaacacgatctttggaggtccaactgctgctggattgtccaaaaattccagaaaggcatatactagagaggttatgcatattgttggagaagccccgaagagggccaggacagaagtaacattggcttttgatgattccgacctagagggtgtgaagtttccccatgacgacccgctggtcataacaccaataataggaaatagcccggttaggagggtccttgtggataatggtgcttctgtggatatcttgctccacgacacctttctaaggatggggtataacgactcccagttaacaccaaccgacatgccgatatatggatttgctggagtagaatgtcctgtggaagggataatcaaattgccaaccaccataggtacggagccaaggcaagcaacgcagatgctggatttcgtggtggtaaaggctagttcaacttataatgctatcatggggagaacagggatacatgccttcaaggcagtcccctcttcctaccattcagtcatgaagtttcccacccgaaacgggattggagaagagagaggagatcaaaaaatggctagaagctgttatgtggcctctttgagagcagatggagtcggggggggggggggcaggttcttcctattgaagatatggatgttcgagaaaatgatgagaatagaggaaggccagcagaagaattggtttcggttcctttagaccccgagaatcctgagaggacgactttcattggagccacattagaggagccccttagagggaagttagtgaaatttttgcaagaaaatagtgatgtgtttgcatggtcagcagctgatatgccaggcatagacccggagttaattactcacaagctaaacgtagatccaagccggaagacagtgaaacaaaagaaaagaaatttttccccggaaagacaagaggctataaagcaggatgtggaaaagctcttagaggctggtttcattgaggagattcaattttcggagtggttagcaaaccctgtaatggtgaagaaggctaatggaaagtggaggatgtgtatagacttcaccgatctgaatgatgcatgccccaaagactgttttccgctggacatgagatactgagtttcatggatgggtttagcggatacaaccagatcaaaatgcataaggatgacattccaaagatATCATTTATCActaactttggtgtttattgttatcttgttatggcgtttggtctcaagaatgcaggagccacctatcaaaggttggtgaatagaatttttaaggatcttattagtaagactatggaagtctatgttgatgacatgttagtcaagagtctagtaaagactgatcatatagcccatttaagggaagcttttgaggtcctgaggtaccacaagatgatgttgaatccgacgaagtgtgctttcggagtaggatctagaaaattcttgggactgatggtctcaaagaggggaattgaggctaacccggataagataaaggcgatcctggacatgaaaccaccaaaaactgttaaggatgttcagaagcttacaggaagggttgctgcgctaggacgattcatctccaagtcgggggaaaagtgtttgtcattcttcaaatcgctaaagagcatcaaagactttgtatggaatgaggaaaaccagaaggcatttgaagagttaatgaagtatatggcccaggccccgttgttggccaagccagttctgagtgaaattttattcttgtacttggctgtttcagagagcgccttgagcgcggttttggttaaggaagaactgaaagtccagaaacccgtatactatgtcagcaaaattttgcatggtgctgagttgaattattcaactatagagaaatttgctttagccttggtaatggcttcaagaaagttgcgtccttattttcaagctcaccagattgaagtgctaacaaatcagccactgagaaatatcattcacagtcccaaggcaagtgggagactgattaagtgggcaatagagttgggagagtttgatctcaagtataagccacgtacggctataaaagcccaggcactagctgacttcgtggtggaatgtaccatacccaaccaagaagtcggggggcaggaagataccatacctcaagacaagggagtcgacaatggggacaggaagaagaatgataaggagaaagaatattgggttctctattttgatggagcatcaaaaacaaattccagtggagcagggttggttttgcaaagccctgatgggttcttaattgagtatgcgatgaagctagattttccaaccacaaacaatgaggcagagtatgaagccctgatagctggccttggtctagctgggacacttagagtcaaaaacttaaaggtccgtggagactcgaagctgatcatatcccaggtaaagggagaatttgaggcaagggatgatacgatggctaagtatgtccgcctagtaagggctgtgatgacccaatttaatgagtgccatgttgaacacattccaagggaagaaaatgttaaggcagatgcgctatcaaagttcgcttcgtctgagattgaagaaagttcaggaagtgtgtacttccgtgttttgaagacacgaagcatagatgttaagctgctggctcccataggcttggggacgtcatggattgatcccatcaaggctcacattcagaccagTTGGTttccaagtgatgcaactgaagcacggaagttaactgttcaggcactaaggtactctttgatagatgggattctttacaaaagatctttcgtggttccctacttgaggtgtctcaggcccgatgaggcacgcttggctcttgaagaagtgcatgaaggtatttgtggacaacacttggggggcagggccttggctcataagataactcgtttaggcttctattggccagaaatgatggctgatgccaaagaatatgtgaagaagtgtgatcgctgtcagaagcatgcaccagttgttagacaaccccccgagatgctgacctctatcagctcgcctattccctttgccatgtgggggatggatattctagggccttttcctatggccacggcacaaaggaaatttctgattatagccattgattatttcaccaagtggatcgaagccaaacccttggccaaaatcacaactaagcaggttgcacaattcctgtgggaaaacattatgtgccgatatggaattccccgtatcctcgtcactgacaatgaaacacaattcaacaatgaggaattcaagaagtattgtgaagaaaatgaaattgagttacgattcacctctgtggctcacccgcaagccaatgggcaagcagaggtagcaaatcggataatcctggatggactaaaaaagaggatcgagaagtcaagaaataattgggtggatgagatacttccaatattatgggcctataggactacctgtagagtcacgacaggagcaactcctttcatgttggcatatggggcagaagcagtagttcccgtggagatatcgcattcctctccaaggattcagactttcaatgctgtagaaaatgaggaagggcagaggttagccctggatctaattgatgaagtacgagatgaggcacatgccaagatagtagaatatcagaaaaaggcttcattctattacaacctaagggttaaagagagattttttaaacaaggagatctagtcttgagaaaaatagaggcttctggtgttggacagaaaggaaagcttgccccaaattgggaagggccatacagagtcaagagcgttcagggtagaggaacctacaagctggaaactatggaaggttttgaagtctcgaggacctggcacgcacaaaacctgaaggtttactacgtgtaagataggtgaagtacgattctcacttgtcattgacaagtaggtttaaaagcaccatgaagctttgcttgcgtaggattttatattccagtagaatttacattgtctagttattgttgattagggtcgaacccatgctgtgtaaggttttggaaaaccagacttcatattaaagagtttgaaattatttctatctaaggatgtttaaagttcaaatgcgtattaagattgtaaagttaaaacaaaaagaagaaaagcaacatatgaaatataaccccgaagggtgacaagtttagatatgaatgaagtttaaatagaagatatacaaaaagttaggccttggaaggctgagattcctcagaaccactatctgaagtctcctcaGAAGTCTcggtcgttccttcggacgtctcggttgtcccctccgaagtccctgtagaagttccctctgcaggagatgctggctgttgaggcgttgcttttggaggctcttccaccctggcctttTTAGCGACAGGCTCGAACTCCTCTTCgaaagaatcttcctcctctccgtccttgatcataacagcaagcttctcagtaacccctccaagctctggaacccgcacagggcaaggaaagggagactgctcaaggacctcgggaaactcatcctggatggcctccacagcagcatcccagccctctttatagctaactaggtgaagaagggcatcatgctccaccatcaagtccttgaattcttgggtgtccatccagccatcaaaggctttgtccttctgcgccttcagaatgacattttcggcccgggccgtctctaggtcagaagtggaagaggccagttgagcttcaagggcctctattttttggttggcctcttccaacttcttgttggcatctttcaggccaaccttccaagctttagcttggtggattgccccctggaaatgggcgttagcctgcaagagaaacagcgaaagttcagaaaagaaacgtggaaaaataagtaagaagagcataagtaaaggacgtaccgtcgccagagcctgggctccaaatagctcattcccctctaagtcctgttgaaggacaaaatcttgatagtccaccggggagatggaatgcttagaccattccttggacagcgccgtgctgcccacgatagagtccttgccccggatcccccaggcaggttgaaaataggcccctggcctctgcttggtgcgcaaaacttggttggggccttcctcgcttggctccattgcctgaaggaggaactcagggaagcgatcaccaagtcgagggtctttaaagaccttcccagccctcttcatcctggttgtctccaggtccttcggcttggaagcctcctcaatcttctcagccactgcaacaaataaagtcagttgaaaa contains:
- the LOC141702027 gene encoding protein yippee-like: MGRLFVQTLEGSIYSCKHCRTHLAVLEDIMSKAFSCRHGKAYLFHNVVNVTPGEKEERMMITGMHIVADIFCVSCGSNVGWKYESAYEKSQKYKEGKFILDRFQILGPNGSTYRRIQEAQIVGSDVDEE